In Comamonas sp. lk, the following proteins share a genomic window:
- the hprK gene encoding HPr(Ser) kinase/phosphatase, with product MRPSAINADVLFEAFRNSSLRWQWIAGLGASERRFDEMAVRSARSGADLVGYLNYIHPYRLQVLGEREIAYLTNATSQDCLRRIARIVTLEPPVLVLADGQEAPDELISMCERSHIPLFSTKEQSAFVIDVLRAYLSKHFADRITMHGVFMDILGMGVLITGESGLGKSELGLELVTRGNGLVADDAVDLYRINQTTIEGKCPDLLQNLLEVRGIGLLDVRAIFGETAVRRKMRLKLIVHLVRRETMEREYERLPAEPLTQDVLGVPVRKVVIQVVAGRNIAVLVEAAVRNTILQLRGIDTYQEFVNRHRRAMESGESF from the coding sequence ATGAGACCCAGCGCCATCAATGCCGACGTGTTGTTCGAGGCATTTCGCAACTCCAGCCTGCGTTGGCAGTGGATCGCAGGGTTGGGTGCTTCAGAGCGCCGCTTTGACGAAATGGCGGTGCGCTCGGCCCGCTCGGGGGCCGATCTGGTCGGCTACCTCAACTACATCCACCCCTACCGCCTGCAGGTGCTGGGCGAGCGCGAGATCGCGTATCTGACCAATGCCACCTCGCAGGACTGTCTGCGCCGCATCGCCCGTATCGTGACGCTGGAGCCCCCGGTGCTGGTGCTGGCCGATGGCCAGGAGGCGCCCGACGAGCTGATCTCCATGTGCGAGCGCTCTCACATTCCGCTGTTCTCCACCAAGGAGCAGTCGGCCTTTGTGATCGACGTGCTGCGCGCCTATCTGTCCAAGCATTTTGCCGATCGCATCACCATGCACGGCGTATTCATGGACATTCTGGGCATGGGCGTGCTGATCACCGGTGAATCGGGCCTGGGTAAAAGCGAACTGGGGCTGGAGCTGGTCACCCGTGGCAACGGCCTGGTGGCCGACGATGCCGTGGATCTGTACCGTATCAATCAGACGACGATTGAGGGCAAATGCCCGGATCTGCTGCAAAACCTGCTGGAAGTGCGCGGAATCGGCTTGCTGGATGTACGCGCCATTTTTGGCGAGACTGCTGTGCGCCGCAAGATGCGCCTCAAGCTCATCGTGCATCTGGTGCGCAGAGAGACCATGGAGCGCGAATACGAACGCCTGCCTGCCGAGCCGCTGACCCAGGACGTGCTGGGAGTGCCGGTACGCAAGGTAGTGATTCAGGTGGTGGCGGGCCGAAATATCGCTGTGCTGGTGGAAGCTGCCGTGCGCAATACCATCTTGCAGCTGCGCGGTATCGATACCTACCAGGAGTTCGTGAATCGCCATCGCCGTGCCATGGAAAGCGGCGAGTCGTTCTAG
- a CDS encoding DUF1501 domain-containing protein, protein MQRRQFLRLSATLPLACQLGRGLAAPLQNSSPRFLLVFLRGAYDCNSLLVPTHSDFYYQARPNIAIARPGEANGALPLDTNWGLHPALQTSLLPLYEQGQLCFVPFAGSNDLSRSHFETQDSIELGQALEGSKSFQGGFMNRLAQVLQQDSRGLSRVAPMAFTAQLPLCMRGNAQVANMALASVRKAAVDSDRSKIIASMYQGTALDAAVREGFSVQTAVQRSVREEMDKAGRDAISAKGFGLVAQRMAHLMREQFDLGFVDVGGWDTHVNQGGASGNLANRLSDLSNGLATFAEAMGEDTWRHTVVAVISEFGRTFRENGNKGTDHGHGTAYWFLGGGLSAQAGGKIVGEQIEVNEKALFQNRDYPVLNEYRSVLGGLFSRMYGLSSQQVQQIFPASSAGKLHLV, encoded by the coding sequence ATGCAAAGACGTCAATTTTTGCGCCTGAGCGCAACGCTGCCACTGGCTTGCCAGCTGGGCAGAGGTCTGGCCGCCCCTTTGCAGAACAGCTCGCCCCGCTTTTTGCTGGTGTTTTTACGTGGCGCCTATGACTGCAACAGCCTGCTGGTGCCCACGCACAGTGACTTTTACTATCAAGCGAGACCCAACATTGCCATTGCACGGCCTGGCGAGGCCAATGGGGCTTTGCCGTTGGACACAAATTGGGGTCTGCATCCAGCCTTGCAGACCAGCTTGCTGCCCTTGTATGAGCAAGGGCAGCTGTGCTTTGTGCCGTTTGCGGGGAGCAATGACCTCTCGCGCAGCCACTTTGAGACCCAGGACTCCATCGAGCTGGGTCAAGCGCTGGAAGGTAGCAAGAGCTTTCAGGGCGGCTTCATGAATCGGCTGGCCCAGGTGCTGCAGCAAGACAGCCGGGGTCTGAGCCGCGTTGCACCCATGGCTTTCACTGCGCAGCTGCCGCTGTGCATGCGCGGCAATGCCCAGGTGGCGAATATGGCGTTGGCCTCGGTACGCAAGGCTGCGGTGGATAGCGACCGCAGCAAGATCATCGCCTCCATGTACCAGGGCACGGCGCTGGATGCAGCCGTGCGGGAGGGCTTCAGCGTTCAGACTGCCGTGCAGCGCAGCGTGCGGGAGGAAATGGACAAGGCCGGACGTGATGCCATCAGCGCCAAAGGCTTTGGACTGGTCGCGCAGCGCATGGCGCATCTGATGCGCGAGCAGTTTGATCTGGGCTTTGTCGATGTGGGTGGTTGGGATACCCACGTCAATCAGGGTGGAGCCAGCGGCAACTTGGCCAATCGGCTGAGCGACTTGAGCAATGGCTTGGCCACTTTTGCCGAGGCCATGGGAGAGGATACCTGGCGCCACACGGTGGTGGCCGTCATCAGCGAGTTCGGCCGTACTTTTCGCGAAAACGGCAACAAGGGCACGGACCACGGCCATGGCACGGCGTACTGGTTTCTCGGTGGAGGTTTATCTGCCCAGGCAGGGGGCAAGATCGTGGGTGAGCAGATCGAGGTCAATGAAAAGGCGCTGTTTCAGAACCGCGACTACCCCGTGCTCAATGAATACCGTTCCGTACTGGGCGGTCTGTTTTCCCGCATGTATGGACTGAGCTCCCAGCAGGTACAGCAGATCTTTCCGGCATCGTCGGCCGGAAAGCTGCATCTGGTCTAG
- a CDS encoding DUF1800 domain-containing protein, whose protein sequence is MQQLHIFFTRSLACIAVTALAACAPLLSPSQSRLSPQTIETVSNSRLPDKTSAMQRQQWLDRVTWGATDHESSQLQQQGLKRWLMGQLTPSASPMPAEVQQRIDALSISQKPMEQIQREIAEQRRAIRSTQDSDEAARLRQDLQRQLNQLGSEAQKRQIWRALYSPHQLQEQMTWFWMNHFNVSTRKGDVRLWVGDYEEQAIRPHALGNFRDLLAASMRHPAMLQYLDNASNAAGHINENYARELLELHTMGVGSGYTQADVQAMAHVLTGVGFTTREADAPPPKLRPERQADYVRQGFFEFNPNRHDYTPQVLLGKPLERRGMAQVNEALDRIVAAPATAHFIARKLSMYFLGDRPDPAVVERTAQTFERSRGDIAATLASLLTAPEAQHFGQRFKDPAHYVLGATRLAYDQRVASDVSPVQSWLNQLGQPFYAHETPDGYPQAQSDWSSSGQMSSRFDVARQIGTRGALLFRLSAQDPLEKPPYPDLAQKASVQARLQSLGAATRTALAQARNPADWNTYFLSAPEMMFR, encoded by the coding sequence ATGCAGCAGCTGCACATTTTTTTCACCAGAAGTCTTGCCTGTATCGCTGTGACCGCACTGGCGGCTTGCGCGCCGTTGTTGTCGCCGTCACAAAGCCGGCTCAGTCCTCAAACTATCGAGACGGTGAGCAACAGTCGTTTACCGGACAAAACCAGCGCCATGCAACGCCAGCAATGGCTGGATAGAGTCACCTGGGGTGCTACGGATCACGAATCGTCCCAGTTGCAGCAGCAGGGTTTGAAGCGATGGCTGATGGGGCAGCTGACCCCATCCGCCAGTCCCATGCCCGCTGAGGTGCAGCAGCGCATCGATGCCCTCAGCATCAGTCAGAAGCCCATGGAGCAGATCCAGCGTGAGATTGCCGAGCAGCGCCGTGCCATTCGCAGCACCCAGGACAGTGATGAGGCCGCCAGACTCCGGCAAGACTTGCAGCGCCAGCTCAACCAGCTTGGCTCGGAAGCACAAAAGCGCCAGATCTGGCGCGCGCTCTATTCACCACACCAGTTGCAGGAGCAGATGACCTGGTTCTGGATGAATCATTTCAATGTCAGCACGCGCAAAGGAGATGTGCGCCTGTGGGTAGGCGACTACGAGGAGCAGGCCATTCGTCCACATGCGCTTGGCAATTTCCGCGACCTGCTGGCTGCCAGCATGCGCCACCCTGCCATGCTGCAGTATCTGGACAATGCCAGCAATGCCGCCGGTCATATCAATGAGAACTATGCGCGTGAACTGCTGGAGTTGCACACCATGGGCGTGGGTAGCGGTTATACCCAGGCCGATGTGCAAGCCATGGCCCATGTACTGACCGGTGTGGGCTTCACTACGCGTGAAGCGGATGCGCCGCCACCCAAGCTGCGCCCCGAGCGGCAGGCCGACTATGTGCGCCAGGGCTTCTTCGAGTTCAACCCCAATCGTCACGACTACACCCCGCAGGTCTTGCTGGGCAAGCCTCTGGAGCGGCGCGGCATGGCACAGGTCAACGAGGCCTTGGACCGCATTGTGGCTGCGCCAGCGACTGCACATTTCATAGCGCGAAAGCTCTCGATGTACTTTCTCGGTGACAGGCCGGATCCGGCTGTGGTGGAGCGCACGGCTCAGACCTTCGAGCGCAGCCGTGGCGATATTGCGGCCACTCTGGCCAGTCTGCTGACGGCGCCTGAGGCGCAGCATTTCGGCCAGCGTTTCAAAGATCCGGCGCACTATGTGCTTGGCGCCACGCGTCTGGCCTACGATCAGCGAGTGGCCAGCGATGTGAGCCCTGTGCAGAGCTGGCTGAACCAGCTTGGCCAGCCATTTTATGCTCATGAAACTCCGGACGGTTACCCGCAAGCTCAGTCGGACTGGTCCAGCTCCGGCCAGATGAGCAGCCGTTTCGATGTGGCGCGGCAGATCGGTACACGCGGCGCCTTGCTGTTTCGCCTTAGCGCGCAGGATCCGCTGGAAAAGCCGCCATACCCCGACCTCGCGCAGAAAGCCAGCGTGCAAGCCCGTCTGCAGTCCCTGGGCGCAGCGACGCGGACGGCACTGGCACAGGCCAGGAATCCAGCGGACTGGAACACCTATTTCCTGTCCGCCCCCGAAATGATGTTCCGCTGA
- the fur gene encoding ferric iron uptake transcriptional regulator: MKNIEELKNTGLKATLPRLKILEIFQTGAQRHMTAEDVFRVLLDERSDIGLATVYRVLTQFEQAGILNRSTFESGKAIYELNEGQHHDHFVCTSCGKVEEFYDAEIEKRQNLIAKGKGWVIQDHAMALYGQCAECAVRASK; encoded by the coding sequence ATGAAGAACATCGAAGAACTCAAAAATACCGGCCTCAAGGCCACCCTGCCACGCCTGAAGATTCTGGAGATCTTCCAGACCGGTGCCCAGCGCCACATGACTGCAGAAGATGTCTTCCGCGTGCTGCTCGACGAGCGTTCGGACATTGGCCTGGCCACGGTTTACCGCGTGCTCACCCAGTTCGAGCAGGCCGGCATTCTGAATCGCAGCACGTTTGAAAGCGGTAAAGCGATCTATGAACTCAACGAAGGTCAGCACCACGACCACTTTGTCTGCACCAGCTGTGGCAAGGTGGAAGAGTTCTATGACGCAGAAATCGAGAAGCGCCAGAACCTGATCGCCAAGGGCAAGGGCTGGGTGATCCAGGATCACGCCATGGCTTTGTACGGCCAATGCGCAGAGTGCGCGGTTCGCGCCAGCAAGTAA